The Nitrogeniibacter aestuarii genome has a window encoding:
- a CDS encoding NnrU family protein has product MTLLVLGLILFLGTHAISIVNEPWRERMHARFGEIGWKGIYSVVALIGFVLIIHGYGQARLDPVVIYNPPFWLRHVAMLLLVPVFPLLLATYLPGRIKSATRHPMLVATKLWALAHLLANGTLADVLLFGGFLAWAVADRISLKRRQPRPLHTAPAGKANDIIAIVGGLAIYGAFVMFLHTWLIGVSPIGR; this is encoded by the coding sequence ATGACCCTGCTCGTCCTCGGCCTGATCCTCTTCCTCGGCACGCATGCCATCTCCATCGTCAACGAGCCCTGGCGAGAGCGCATGCATGCCCGCTTCGGCGAGATCGGCTGGAAAGGGATCTACAGCGTGGTCGCGCTGATCGGCTTCGTGCTCATCATTCACGGCTACGGGCAGGCGCGCCTCGATCCGGTGGTGATCTACAACCCGCCGTTCTGGCTGCGCCATGTGGCCATGCTGCTGTTGGTGCCCGTCTTTCCTCTGCTCCTGGCCACCTACCTGCCCGGCCGCATCAAGTCGGCCACCCGACACCCCATGCTCGTGGCGACCAAGCTCTGGGCCCTGGCCCATCTGCTCGCCAACGGCACGCTGGCCGACGTCCTGCTCTTCGGCGGCTTCCTCGCCTGGGCGGTGGCCGACCGCATCTCCCTGAAGCGGCGCCAGCCACGCCCCCTGCACACCGCGCCGGCCGGAAAGGCCAACGACATCATCGCCATCGTCGGCGGGCTGGCGATTTACGGTGCGTTCGTGATGTTCCTGCACACCTGGCTGATCGGGGTATCACCGATCGGTCGATAA
- a CDS encoding alpha/beta fold hydrolase: MQHFTADDGEPIHLSVSGNGPPLILLHGWTDSHRSWKPFLPDFEAHHTVYRWDARGHGGHQLRTNTAPTVERMARDLANLIEHDGLTQATVIGHSMGALTLWQYFRDFGAKGIERAVIIDQSPKLVTTHDWHCGIYGDFSAVRNQAFIDALENDFAEAVLRLVADGLNRPAAERYATNDEGIALMRERLRKLSARPLIDCWRSLSAADYRDVLATIPIPVLLVYGGASNFYHVRTAHFVRDTIPSAVLHVYDGEDHAPHLWQRERFVKDVLEFVQ, translated from the coding sequence ATGCAGCACTTCACCGCCGACGACGGCGAACCGATCCACCTGAGCGTCTCGGGCAACGGCCCGCCCCTGATCCTGCTCCACGGCTGGACAGACTCCCACCGCAGCTGGAAGCCCTTCCTGCCCGACTTCGAGGCGCATCACACCGTCTACCGCTGGGACGCTCGCGGCCACGGCGGCCATCAGCTGAGAACGAACACCGCACCGACCGTCGAGCGCATGGCGCGCGATCTGGCCAATCTCATTGAACACGACGGCCTGACCCAGGCCACGGTGATCGGCCACTCCATGGGCGCACTCACCCTCTGGCAGTATTTCCGCGATTTCGGCGCGAAAGGCATCGAACGCGCAGTCATCATCGATCAATCGCCGAAACTCGTGACCACCCACGACTGGCATTGCGGCATCTATGGCGACTTCAGCGCCGTGCGCAACCAGGCCTTTATCGACGCACTGGAAAACGACTTCGCCGAAGCGGTACTGCGTCTGGTGGCTGACGGTCTGAATCGACCGGCCGCCGAGCGATATGCGACCAACGACGAGGGCATCGCGCTCATGCGCGAGCGCCTGCGCAAACTCAGCGCCCGCCCCCTCATCGACTGCTGGCGCAGTCTGAGCGCGGCCGACTATCGCGACGTGCTCGCCACCATCCCCATCCCGGTCTTGCTGGTGTATGGCGGGGCGAGCAACTTCTACCATGTGCGCACCGCCCACTTTGTGCGCGACACCATCCCCAGCGCCGTTCTGCATGTGTATGACGGCGAAGATCATGCCCCCCATCTGTGGCAGCGGGAACGTTTCGTCAAGGACGTGCTCGAATTCGTGCAATGA
- a CDS encoding C13 family peptidase: MFILGFILVFFSALYRQQRTLRRLADRQASEYVLTLSEDGLDIAYDGASGSLEWRKVAGIQRKGERLFIHLDTLQVIVVPLDRLPAPWTASALLAEVSALSGFAVKTHAPANAPEPAGSSHVRDWLRNLKAGATFFVSPTRADGHLTGSALQLILLFATSLTLNLIETRLRAGEGSTFNLAGVPHMLYFIPLILATAWLTARLAGDDRRALVGAVAMMSVLVAGRAIFSILGLIPANWWEMAGETGALLYWAFYVWMILASVVALIRSQSLDAGHRAAAFLAMMLVLVIPSWWLQQVNEDIWQPPFDNSAYAAWEARQARMTNEAVLYAQPELLSSALNAIRPGREGIPELFSISMGGHGSQDVFLREVVAVDQLMTTRFDTAGHNLLLVNNTNTMLTHPVASMTALRKALVIMGERMNLDEDVLMLFMTSHGASDFTFDLQLGPYQFDALTPETLKAALDEAKIRYRVIVVSACYSGGFVSRLADENTMVMSASRHDRNSHGCSHENEWTFFGRAMFDEALRESYSFESAFTAAKAAVDERERKESLKPSLPQIAVGENIRAALAAIEARLAQTEAADSPGSTRLSTDR, encoded by the coding sequence TTGTTCATCCTCGGCTTCATTCTGGTTTTTTTCAGCGCGCTCTACCGGCAGCAGCGCACACTGCGCAGACTCGCGGACCGGCAGGCGAGCGAGTATGTGCTGACCCTGAGCGAAGACGGTCTGGACATCGCCTACGACGGCGCCTCGGGCTCGCTTGAGTGGCGTAAGGTTGCCGGCATTCAGCGCAAGGGCGAGCGGCTCTTTATTCACCTCGATACCCTGCAGGTGATCGTGGTTCCGCTCGACAGGTTGCCCGCACCATGGACTGCCTCCGCGCTCCTGGCAGAGGTGTCCGCCTTGAGTGGCTTCGCCGTGAAAACCCATGCGCCAGCGAACGCACCAGAACCAGCGGGAAGTAGCCATGTGCGGGATTGGCTGCGCAATCTGAAAGCCGGGGCCACCTTTTTCGTTTCGCCGACTCGTGCCGATGGGCATCTGACCGGCAGTGCACTGCAGTTGATCCTGCTCTTTGCTACGTCTCTTACGCTCAACTTGATCGAGACGCGCTTGCGTGCCGGTGAGGGCAGTACCTTCAATCTCGCGGGCGTGCCACACATGCTCTATTTCATCCCCTTGATCCTGGCAACCGCCTGGCTGACGGCGCGGTTGGCGGGCGATGATCGGCGTGCGCTCGTCGGTGCGGTCGCGATGATGAGCGTGCTTGTGGCTGGCAGGGCGATCTTCTCGATCCTTGGTTTGATTCCGGCGAACTGGTGGGAAATGGCCGGAGAGACCGGCGCCTTGCTGTACTGGGCTTTCTACGTGTGGATGATCCTCGCGAGCGTGGTGGCATTGATTCGCTCGCAATCGCTTGATGCGGGCCATCGCGCGGCGGCCTTTCTGGCGATGATGCTCGTGCTGGTCATTCCCTCCTGGTGGCTGCAGCAGGTCAACGAGGACATCTGGCAGCCGCCGTTTGACAATTCCGCCTACGCGGCCTGGGAAGCGCGACAGGCGCGGATGACCAACGAAGCCGTCCTGTACGCTCAGCCGGAACTGCTATCCAGCGCACTGAATGCCATTCGGCCGGGGCGCGAAGGCATCCCGGAACTATTCTCGATTTCCATGGGTGGGCACGGCAGTCAGGACGTGTTCCTGCGCGAGGTGGTTGCGGTCGATCAACTCATGACGACCCGTTTTGATACGGCTGGCCACAATCTGTTGCTGGTCAACAATACCAACACCATGTTGACCCATCCGGTCGCGAGCATGACCGCACTTCGAAAGGCGCTCGTGATCATGGGAGAGCGCATGAACCTCGATGAAGATGTTCTGATGCTGTTCATGACCTCGCATGGTGCGTCGGATTTCACCTTCGATCTTCAGCTGGGGCCTTACCAGTTCGACGCACTCACGCCTGAAACGCTCAAGGCGGCACTGGATGAGGCAAAGATCCGCTATCGGGTCATTGTGGTGTCGGCATGTTACTCGGGGGGCTTTGTCTCGCGCCTGGCGGACGAGAACACGATGGTGATGAGTGCTTCTCGGCATGACCGCAATTCACATGGCTGCAGTCACGAAAACGAGTGGACCTTCTTTGGCCGCGCTATGTTCGACGAGGCGCTTCGGGAAAGCTATTCCTTCGAATCTGCCTTCACGGCTGCCAAGGCTGCAGTCGATGAGCGGGAACGTAAAGAATCGCTCAAACCATCGCTTCCCCAGATCGCCGTGGGGGAGAACATCAGGGCAGCGCTGGCAGCCATTGAAGCGCGGCTCGCTCAAACGGAGGCTGCCGACTCCCCGGGGAGTACGCGCTTATCGACCGATCGGTGA